One genomic region from Erythrobacter mangrovi encodes:
- the sufB gene encoding Fe-S cluster assembly protein SufB, with the protein MSEEIDIQAKPDMDADAREAAAKAAEYEHGWSADIETEFAEKGLSEDTVRFISAKKDEPEWMLEWRLKAFRLWLDMEEPDWAKLGYPPIDYQGAYYYAAPKRKPTLASLDELDPDIKAVYDKLGIPVAEQEVLAGVEGARKVAVDAVFDSVSVATTFREELKRAGVIFLSISEAVKEYPELVKKWLGKVVPPHDNFFATLNSAVFSDGTFVYVPEGVRCPMELSTYFRINAENTGQFERTLIIAEKGSYVSYLEGCTAPMRDENQLHAAVVELVALEDAEIKYSTVQNWYPGNAEGVGGIYNFVTKRGLCQGARSKISWTQVETGSAVTWKYPSCVLNGEDSVGEFYSVAVTNNFQQADTGTKMIHNGKGSRSTIISKGISAGKSNNTYRGLVRVAANADGVRNFTQCDSLLLGDKCGAHTVPYIEVKNPSAQIEHEATTSKISDDQLFYAMQRGLPEEEAVALIVNGFAKDVLKELPMEFAVEAQKLLAISLEGSVG; encoded by the coding sequence ATGAGCGAAGAAATCGACATCCAGGCTAAACCGGACATGGACGCGGACGCCCGTGAAGCCGCTGCCAAGGCGGCCGAGTACGAGCATGGCTGGTCGGCGGATATCGAAACCGAGTTCGCCGAGAAGGGTCTTTCCGAAGACACCGTCCGCTTCATCAGCGCCAAGAAGGACGAGCCCGAGTGGATGCTCGAATGGCGACTCAAGGCCTTCCGCCTGTGGCTGGACATGGAAGAGCCCGATTGGGCCAAGCTCGGCTACCCGCCGATTGATTACCAGGGTGCCTATTACTACGCCGCGCCCAAGAGGAAGCCGACGCTGGCGAGCCTCGACGAGCTCGATCCCGACATCAAGGCGGTCTACGACAAGCTCGGCATTCCCGTGGCGGAGCAGGAAGTGCTCGCCGGGGTGGAAGGCGCGCGCAAGGTTGCGGTGGATGCGGTGTTCGACAGCGTCAGCGTCGCCACCACCTTCCGTGAGGAGCTCAAGCGCGCAGGCGTGATCTTCCTGTCGATCAGCGAGGCGGTGAAGGAATATCCCGAGCTGGTGAAGAAGTGGCTCGGCAAGGTGGTGCCGCCGCACGACAACTTCTTTGCGACGCTCAACAGTGCGGTCTTTTCCGACGGTACCTTCGTCTACGTGCCCGAGGGCGTGCGCTGCCCGATGGAGCTGAGTACCTACTTCCGCATCAATGCCGAGAATACCGGCCAGTTCGAGCGCACGCTGATCATTGCCGAGAAGGGCAGTTACGTTTCGTATCTCGAAGGCTGCACCGCGCCGATGCGCGACGAGAACCAGCTCCACGCCGCGGTGGTCGAGCTGGTCGCGCTTGAGGATGCCGAGATCAAGTATTCAACGGTGCAGAACTGGTACCCCGGCAATGCCGAGGGTGTCGGCGGGATCTACAATTTCGTCACCAAGCGTGGCCTCTGCCAGGGCGCGCGCAGCAAGATCAGCTGGACCCAGGTCGAAACCGGCAGCGCGGTGACCTGGAAATACCCCAGCTGCGTGCTCAACGGCGAAGACAGCGTAGGCGAATTCTACTCGGTCGCGGTGACCAACAATTTCCAGCAGGCCGATACCGGCACCAAGATGATCCACAACGGCAAGGGCAGCCGCTCGACGATCATCTCCAAGGGCATTTCGGCAGGCAAGAGCAACAACACCTATCGCGGGCTGGTGCGTGTCGCCGCCAATGCCGATGGCGTGCGCAATTTCACCCAGTGCGACAGCCTGCTGCTGGGCGACAAATGCGGCGCGCACACCGTGCCCTATATCGAAGTGAAGAACCCCAGCGCGCAGATCGAGCACGAGGCCACCACCAGCAAGATCAGCGACGACCAGCTGTTCTACGCCATGCAGCGCGGATTGCCCGAAGAGGAGGCGGTGGCGCTGATCGTCAACGGCTTCGCCAAGGACGTGCTGAAGGAATTGCCGATGGAGTTTGCTGTTGAAGCGCAGAAGCTGCTGGCGATCAGCCTGGAAGGATCAGTCGGGTGA
- a CDS encoding SUF system Fe-S cluster assembly regulator: MRLSNLADYAVVTMSAAARHCGGGRTSAAELAAETGLPVPTVQKLVSKLSAAGLLRSTRGTGGGLQLARPAAAITVADIVEAVEGPIALTACVEGAECSVEHDCSVRPHWPLVNAALRGALAAIPLTQLARPETLEQEVA; encoded by the coding sequence ATGCGCCTATCCAACCTCGCCGATTACGCCGTCGTCACGATGAGCGCTGCGGCCCGCCATTGCGGCGGGGGGCGGACCAGTGCGGCCGAGCTGGCGGCGGAAACCGGCCTGCCCGTCCCGACGGTCCAGAAACTGGTGAGCAAGCTTTCCGCAGCGGGCCTGCTGCGCTCGACCCGCGGGACCGGCGGTGGGTTGCAGCTGGCGCGACCGGCTGCGGCCATCACCGTCGCGGATATCGTCGAGGCGGTCGAAGGACCGATCGCGCTGACCGCCTGCGTCGAAGGTGCGGAGTGCTCGGTCGAGCACGATTGTTCGGTGCGGCCGCATTGGCCGTTGGTGAATGCAGCGCTGCGCGGCGCATTGGCGGCGATCCCGCTGACTCAGCTCGCGCGCCCCGAAACGCTAGAGCAAGAAGTGGCATGA
- a CDS encoding helix-turn-helix transcriptional regulator: MPEHNRGGDLSGLPEGDDPHSFRFIAAPSDLEPYLNSLYVWRSEPAELDDYLPAYSGQMTAFVQGSGRMTFDDGEVGETCDAFFLAPLCEAREFKVSGPAQMFGVSLNFRGWAALSGLPVNEHHDRFLAPEMVLGDALAEEFRGLAPRWRAGELDDSQLLDAMANIVRRGLSQLPPAHAQVIDRTLDWLSGSFRPDLEELYETLPYSRRQVQRLVAQFFGQSPVRLVRRYRAVRAATLLSLPELPEEIEADIREAFYDQAHLIKEIRFFTGRTPRRLLPAAHSPITDMLGPEGYGSVDLFGGGEAQQLGRDPLPD; the protein is encoded by the coding sequence ATGCCAGAACACAATAGGGGTGGTGATTTGTCTGGATTGCCAGAGGGCGACGATCCTCATTCCTTCAGGTTTATTGCGGCGCCGAGCGATCTCGAGCCCTACCTCAACTCGCTTTACGTCTGGCGGAGCGAGCCTGCGGAGCTGGACGACTACCTGCCCGCCTATTCGGGCCAGATGACGGCCTTCGTCCAGGGATCCGGGCGGATGACCTTCGACGATGGCGAGGTTGGCGAGACTTGTGATGCCTTTTTCCTCGCCCCGCTGTGCGAAGCGAGGGAGTTCAAGGTCAGCGGCCCGGCGCAAATGTTCGGGGTATCGCTGAACTTCCGCGGCTGGGCAGCCCTCAGCGGATTGCCGGTCAACGAACACCACGATCGCTTCCTGGCTCCCGAGATGGTTCTGGGCGATGCTCTGGCAGAGGAGTTTCGTGGCCTGGCGCCCCGCTGGCGCGCGGGCGAACTCGACGACTCGCAGCTGCTTGACGCGATGGCCAACATCGTGCGGCGTGGCCTCTCGCAATTGCCGCCGGCGCATGCGCAGGTGATCGACCGCACGCTCGATTGGCTGTCGGGTTCGTTCAGGCCCGATCTCGAGGAACTGTACGAAACGTTGCCCTATTCGCGGCGGCAAGTGCAGCGGCTGGTGGCGCAGTTCTTCGGCCAGTCGCCGGTCAGGCTGGTCCGCCGATATCGCGCTGTGCGTGCGGCGACGCTTTTGTCGCTGCCGGAACTGCCCGAGGAAATCGAAGCCGACATCCGCGAGGCGTTCTATGATCAGGCGCATCTGATCAAGGAAATCCGTTTCTTCACCGGACGAACGCCGCGCCGCCTGCTGCCCGCGGCCCACTCACCGATCACCGACATGCTTGGCCCCGAGGGTTACGGCTCGGTCGACCTGTTCGGAGGCGGCGAAGCCCAACAGCTCGGCAGGGATCCGCTACCGGACTGA
- a CDS encoding quinone-dependent dihydroorotate dehydrogenase has translation MLFDLARPALFALDPERAHRLTVRTLALSPLRGPATAGALATEVAGIAFPNPLGMAAGFDKDAEVPDQLLGLGFGFAEVGSITPLPQAGNPKPRLFRLIEDRGVINRMGFNNGGADVARRRLAARAGRPGVVGINIGANKDSADRIADYATMTRIMAPLASYLAVNISSPNTPGLRALQDEAALTGLLDAVLEARGVQGPPVFLKVAPDLEPADIDAIARIALDKQLGALIVSNTTISRPDLRSDKRDEAGGLSGAPLRELAQQRIRDFHQATGGGIPLVGVGGIGSADDAWARIRAGASLVQLYSAMVFEGPALPSRILRGLERLMRRDGYTSIAEAVGTEA, from the coding sequence ATGCTGTTCGACCTTGCCCGTCCGGCCCTTTTCGCACTCGATCCAGAGCGCGCCCACCGCCTGACCGTACGCACCTTGGCGCTGTCCCCGCTGCGCGGCCCCGCTACCGCTGGCGCCCTGGCAACTGAGGTCGCAGGAATTGCTTTTCCTAACCCCCTCGGCATGGCCGCTGGCTTCGACAAGGACGCAGAAGTCCCCGACCAGCTGCTTGGGCTCGGCTTCGGCTTCGCCGAGGTCGGGTCGATCACTCCGCTGCCGCAGGCAGGCAATCCCAAGCCGCGGCTGTTCCGCCTGATCGAGGATCGCGGCGTCATCAACCGCATGGGCTTCAACAATGGTGGGGCCGATGTTGCGCGGCGGCGGCTCGCAGCTCGCGCCGGGCGCCCTGGCGTGGTCGGTATCAATATCGGGGCCAACAAGGACAGCGCAGATCGAATCGCCGATTATGCCACCATGACCCGGATCATGGCTCCGCTCGCCTCCTATCTCGCGGTCAACATTTCCAGCCCCAACACCCCCGGCCTGCGCGCATTGCAGGACGAAGCGGCACTCACCGGCCTGCTCGATGCCGTACTCGAGGCCCGCGGAGTGCAAGGCCCGCCCGTGTTCCTCAAGGTTGCCCCCGATCTCGAACCTGCCGACATCGATGCGATCGCCCGCATCGCGCTCGACAAGCAACTCGGGGCGCTCATCGTATCGAACACCACCATCTCGCGCCCGGACCTGCGTTCGGACAAGCGTGACGAGGCGGGCGGGTTGTCGGGCGCGCCCTTGCGCGAGCTCGCCCAGCAACGCATCCGCGATTTCCACCAGGCAACCGGTGGGGGAATTCCCCTGGTTGGCGTGGGCGGCATCGGTTCGGCCGACGATGCCTGGGCGCGCATCCGTGCCGGAGCCAGCCTCGTGCAACTTTACAGCGCGATGGTCTTCGAAGGCCCCGCCCTGCCCAGCCGCATCCTGCGTGGGCTGGAACGGTTGATGCGCCGCGACGGCTACACCTCGATAGCCGAGGCGGTTGGAACCGAGGCCTAG
- a CDS encoding gamma-glutamyltransferase family protein: protein MTPIRFCAALVSLALVSCAPLDPPVASTPPASVVQTRVEPFVIAANPLAAQAGMEVLERGGSAPDAALAVQAMLSLVEPQSSGMGGGAFLNYFDASTGKVTIYDGRETAPAQATRALFLDNAGQPLGFREAVVSGRATGVPGAVAALALLHSEHGSLPWGGLFSAAIATAEEGFIVSPRLGKFLQAPFPQLSVPDAQAYFSRPDGTRLQVGDRLKNPDYADFLRRLSRSGTDALYRGSTAAEIVQRTRAAPLGGSMTMEDLAAYRPVKREPVCHSWRSYKVCAPPPPSSGAALLELLALLERTDIAARGPGDPQAWFLFTEASRLMYADRDAYFGDGDFVDVPVAGLLDGDYLDRRAALIGDTAAATVAPGKPAGAPLAMADLTQEPAGTSHFIVRDVKGNVLSITTTVESIFGTGRMVDGFFLNNQLTDFAFNPLQPNGSAAPNAVAPGKRPRSSMTPLVLIDGQGNFAGAIGSAGGNSILAYVAKSLVAAVDWGLPMQDALAQPNLVARGDRPMGEVSKFPTAVLGGLRARGVTLAPGQGEDSGVHGVLIRDGRVDGGYDPRREGVVLVGKP from the coding sequence ATGACCCCGATCCGCTTCTGCGCCGCCCTGGTTTCGCTCGCCCTCGTCTCCTGCGCTCCGCTGGACCCACCCGTTGCGAGCACCCCGCCGGCGTCGGTCGTTCAGACGCGGGTTGAGCCCTTCGTGATTGCGGCCAATCCACTCGCGGCGCAGGCAGGGATGGAAGTGCTCGAACGCGGCGGCAGTGCCCCCGATGCCGCACTGGCCGTCCAGGCGATGCTGTCCTTGGTCGAGCCGCAATCTTCGGGGATGGGTGGTGGTGCCTTCCTCAACTATTTCGATGCTTCCACCGGCAAGGTAACCATCTACGATGGCCGCGAAACCGCGCCTGCCCAGGCCACCCGCGCGCTGTTCCTCGACAACGCAGGACAGCCGTTGGGCTTCCGCGAAGCGGTCGTCAGCGGGCGCGCCACTGGCGTACCCGGCGCGGTAGCGGCGCTGGCCCTGCTTCACAGCGAACACGGCAGCCTGCCCTGGGGCGGCCTGTTCTCCGCTGCGATCGCCACGGCGGAGGAGGGCTTCATCGTCAGCCCACGTCTCGGCAAGTTCCTGCAGGCCCCGTTTCCGCAATTGTCTGTACCCGATGCGCAGGCTTATTTCTCGCGCCCGGACGGCACCAGGCTGCAGGTCGGCGACCGGCTGAAGAATCCAGACTATGCCGACTTCCTGCGCCGCCTTTCGCGCAGCGGGACTGACGCGCTCTATCGCGGCAGCACTGCGGCGGAAATCGTCCAGCGAACCCGGGCTGCACCGCTCGGTGGATCGATGACGATGGAAGATCTTGCCGCTTATCGTCCGGTCAAGCGTGAACCGGTCTGCCACTCCTGGCGCAGCTACAAGGTATGCGCCCCGCCTCCACCGTCGAGCGGGGCGGCGCTGCTCGAACTGCTGGCACTGCTGGAGCGCACCGATATCGCGGCGCGCGGCCCCGGCGATCCGCAGGCCTGGTTCCTGTTCACCGAGGCCAGCCGCCTGATGTATGCTGATCGTGATGCCTATTTCGGTGATGGCGATTTCGTCGATGTCCCCGTGGCGGGCCTGCTCGATGGCGACTATCTCGACCGCCGCGCGGCGCTGATCGGCGACACTGCGGCCGCAACGGTTGCGCCTGGCAAGCCGGCTGGTGCACCGCTGGCGATGGCCGACCTGACGCAGGAGCCCGCAGGCACATCGCACTTCATCGTCCGCGATGTGAAGGGCAATGTGCTGTCGATCACCACCACGGTCGAATCGATCTTCGGGACCGGCCGGATGGTCGACGGTTTCTTCCTCAACAACCAGCTGACCGATTTTGCCTTCAACCCGCTGCAGCCCAACGGGTCTGCGGCGCCCAATGCTGTGGCACCGGGCAAGCGCCCGCGATCATCGATGACCCCGCTGGTCTTGATCGACGGCCAGGGGAATTTCGCCGGGGCGATCGGATCGGCGGGGGGCAATTCGATCCTGGCCTATGTGGCTAAGTCGCTGGTTGCGGCGGTTGATTGGGGCCTCCCCATGCAGGATGCGCTGGCGCAGCCCAATCTTGTCGCCCGCGGCGACCGGCCGATGGGTGAGGTCAGCAAGTTCCCGACCGCCGTTCTCGGAGGGCTCCGGGCGCGAGGCGTGACCCTTGCCCCGGGACAGGGCGAGGATTCAGGGGTCCACGGCGTACTGATCCGCGATGGCAGAGTAGACGGTGGCTACGATCCGCGTCGCGAGGGCGTGGTACTGGTCGGGAAGCCCTAG
- a CDS encoding AMP-dependent synthetase/ligase — protein MLTDIDSANNLVELFLKRADARHDQPFLGARIGGQWETISWGEAVARVCLLAESLRGLGLKDGDRVCLVSENRPEWCLADLAIMAAGCITVPAYVTNTERDHVHILDNSGARAVIVANEKLLKPLHGALQASGVAEHVIGIDNLNRHQSGSFEFHDWATMLQGDVAAARAAVEARMAEIKREDTACIIYTSGTGGAPRGVLQHHGAILCNVAGAADILIEDFGIADDERFLSFLPLSHAYEHTGGQFLPIAVGAQIYYAEGLEKLASNIEETRPTIMVVVPRLFEVLRARIMKQIEKQGGLAEKLMNTALDVGERKAAGARKFGDGAKDLVVGRLLKPKIRQRFGGRIKAMVSGGAPLNPDVGVFFQSMGLTMLQGYGQTEAGPVISCNRPKAGLKMDTVGPPMRGVEIKIAEDGEILCRGELVMHGYWRNEPETARTIVDGWLHTGDIGHLDDKGRIVITDRKKDMIVNDKGDNVAPQKLEGMLTLQPEIAQAMVAGDKRPYIVGLLVPDAEWALEWAKAQGKKFDLKTLQDDPEFRAAVRTAVDRVNKDLSVVEKIRQFAFADEAFTIDNEELTPKQSIRRHKIKERYTDRIDGLYKS, from the coding sequence GTGCTGACCGATATCGACTCGGCCAACAATCTCGTCGAACTGTTCCTGAAGCGGGCCGATGCCCGACACGACCAACCGTTTCTCGGGGCGCGCATCGGCGGGCAGTGGGAAACCATCAGTTGGGGCGAAGCCGTTGCCCGAGTTTGTCTGCTGGCGGAAAGCCTGCGTGGGCTGGGCCTCAAGGACGGCGACCGTGTGTGCCTCGTTTCGGAGAACCGTCCTGAATGGTGCCTGGCCGACCTGGCAATCATGGCGGCCGGCTGCATCACGGTGCCCGCCTACGTCACCAATACCGAGCGCGACCACGTCCACATCCTCGACAATTCGGGGGCACGGGCAGTGATCGTGGCGAATGAGAAGCTGTTGAAGCCGCTCCATGGCGCGCTGCAAGCCTCGGGAGTCGCCGAGCACGTCATCGGCATCGACAATCTCAACCGGCATCAGTCCGGCAGCTTCGAGTTTCACGACTGGGCGACGATGCTGCAAGGGGATGTCGCGGCGGCACGGGCTGCGGTCGAAGCCCGCATGGCGGAGATCAAGCGCGAAGACACTGCCTGCATCATCTACACCAGCGGCACCGGCGGGGCCCCGCGAGGCGTGCTGCAGCATCACGGCGCAATCCTGTGCAACGTGGCGGGCGCAGCCGATATCCTGATCGAGGATTTTGGCATTGCCGATGACGAGCGCTTCCTCTCCTTCCTGCCGCTGAGCCACGCCTATGAACACACCGGCGGGCAGTTCCTGCCGATCGCGGTCGGGGCGCAGATCTACTACGCCGAAGGGCTGGAGAAGCTCGCCAGCAACATCGAAGAAACCCGCCCGACGATCATGGTCGTGGTGCCGCGCCTGTTCGAAGTGCTGCGGGCCCGGATCATGAAGCAGATCGAGAAGCAGGGCGGCCTTGCCGAAAAGCTGATGAACACCGCGCTCGATGTGGGCGAGCGCAAGGCTGCAGGCGCCCGCAAGTTCGGCGACGGCGCCAAAGATCTCGTGGTCGGTCGGTTGCTCAAGCCCAAGATCCGCCAACGCTTCGGCGGACGCATCAAGGCGATGGTTTCGGGCGGCGCACCGCTCAACCCCGATGTCGGCGTGTTCTTCCAGTCGATGGGGCTGACCATGCTGCAGGGATATGGCCAGACAGAGGCGGGGCCGGTGATCAGCTGCAACCGCCCCAAGGCCGGACTCAAGATGGACACGGTCGGTCCGCCAATGCGCGGGGTCGAGATCAAGATCGCCGAGGACGGCGAGATCCTCTGTCGCGGCGAGCTGGTGATGCATGGCTATTGGCGCAACGAGCCCGAAACCGCGCGGACGATTGTCGATGGCTGGCTTCACACGGGTGACATCGGCCATCTCGATGACAAGGGCCGGATCGTGATCACCGACCGCAAGAAGGACATGATCGTCAACGACAAGGGCGACAATGTCGCGCCGCAGAAGCTCGAAGGCATGCTGACGCTGCAACCAGAGATCGCGCAGGCAATGGTCGCGGGTGACAAGCGGCCCTACATCGTCGGGCTACTGGTCCCCGATGCCGAATGGGCGCTCGAATGGGCCAAGGCACAGGGCAAGAAATTCGACCTCAAGACATTGCAGGACGATCCCGAGTTCCGCGCCGCGGTGCGTACGGCGGTCGACCGAGTGAACAAGGACCTGTCGGTAGTAGAGAAGATCCGCCAGTTCGCCTTCGCCGACGAGGCCTTCACCATCGACAATGAAGAGCTAACCCCGAAGCAATCGATCCGCCGCCACAAGATCAAAGAACGCTACACGGATCGGATTGATGGGCTGTACAAGAGCTAG
- a CDS encoding alpha/beta hydrolase family protein: protein MFRIRAAGMAAAVALAAFTQPLIATPPIEAYGELPVIEQMALSPQGGLFAAITTLNGQRVVAVFDTRLTLIKRVTIGDVKVRSVEFATEDLLLLRHSMTQELDAGFAQDKVELVQSLVIPLSATEPAVIFKDRADVLNATFGYYGTRIVDGQPKAYFGGIKLKSGSFDGGYYFDHGRPGLYEVDLRTNRSKLVDSPAPEGFYRRWIVGPDGSVLALIDVRDANGEWVVRNGADTIIARGESHNGAAGLVATGPGGRTVIYRVQGEADEAPRWIEIALDGSGSESEFLPGVGIERLYKDSLTGQLIGYRPLGEDPHFFQSTSTSRARAVRKAFAGLNPSMLDWTSGLGRVLVNTHGNEDSGSFFIVDLAAMRADSVGLERPQIEPGDVGPISTVTYQASDGLEIEGILTLPPGREARQLPLVVLPHGGPHARDIAGFDWWAQAFASRGYAVFQPNFRGSTGRGVDFERAGYGEWGKKMQTDISDGVAKLAADGTIDPTRACIVGASYGGYAALAGVTLQNGLYRCAVSVAGVADLSLMSRIERRESGDSRIFTRSLEEELGPKSGLRAVSPRFNAAQADAPVLLIHGRDDTVVPYLQSEKMADALKDAGKPYELLELKGEDHWLSLGSTRLQMLKAAVSFVEKHNPPD from the coding sequence ATGTTTCGAATACGTGCTGCCGGGATGGCGGCCGCTGTTGCGCTTGCCGCATTTACTCAGCCACTGATCGCCACCCCGCCTATCGAAGCCTATGGCGAACTGCCCGTAATAGAACAGATGGCCCTATCACCCCAGGGCGGACTCTTTGCGGCGATTACGACCCTCAACGGGCAGCGGGTGGTCGCGGTATTCGACACGAGACTCACCCTGATCAAGCGGGTAACGATAGGCGACGTAAAGGTGCGCAGCGTCGAGTTTGCAACCGAGGACCTGCTGCTTCTGCGACACAGCATGACCCAGGAACTCGATGCCGGCTTCGCACAGGACAAGGTCGAACTGGTGCAGTCGCTGGTCATTCCGCTCAGTGCCACCGAACCTGCAGTAATCTTCAAAGATCGCGCCGACGTCCTCAATGCCACTTTCGGTTACTACGGCACCCGCATAGTCGACGGTCAGCCCAAAGCTTACTTCGGCGGCATAAAGCTCAAGAGCGGTAGCTTCGACGGAGGCTATTATTTCGATCATGGGCGCCCTGGCCTCTATGAGGTCGATCTTCGGACCAATCGTAGCAAATTGGTCGATAGTCCTGCGCCTGAAGGGTTCTATCGCAGGTGGATCGTCGGACCCGACGGTAGTGTTTTAGCCCTGATCGATGTGCGGGACGCGAACGGCGAATGGGTCGTCAGGAATGGGGCCGACACAATCATTGCCCGGGGCGAAAGCCACAATGGTGCTGCAGGCCTTGTCGCTACGGGGCCAGGCGGAAGAACCGTCATCTACAGGGTGCAGGGTGAAGCAGACGAGGCTCCGCGTTGGATCGAAATCGCGCTCGACGGATCGGGTAGCGAAAGCGAGTTTCTTCCAGGGGTCGGTATCGAACGGCTCTACAAGGACAGCCTGACCGGTCAGCTGATCGGTTATCGCCCCTTGGGAGAGGATCCGCATTTCTTCCAATCTACTTCGACCAGCCGCGCGCGGGCAGTTCGCAAGGCCTTTGCGGGGCTCAATCCCTCGATGTTGGATTGGACTTCTGGGCTGGGACGGGTGCTCGTTAACACCCACGGCAATGAGGACAGCGGCAGCTTCTTCATCGTCGACCTTGCTGCAATGCGCGCTGATTCCGTGGGGCTTGAGCGACCGCAGATCGAACCGGGCGACGTCGGGCCGATCTCGACAGTTACCTACCAGGCAAGCGATGGATTGGAGATCGAGGGTATCCTGACCCTCCCGCCCGGACGCGAGGCCAGACAGCTGCCGCTGGTGGTATTGCCACATGGCGGCCCCCACGCTCGGGATATCGCAGGCTTCGATTGGTGGGCACAGGCCTTTGCTTCACGCGGTTATGCCGTGTTCCAGCCCAATTTTCGCGGCTCGACCGGCCGCGGAGTCGATTTTGAGCGCGCCGGCTACGGTGAATGGGGCAAGAAGATGCAGACCGATATTTCCGACGGCGTGGCCAAGTTGGCAGCCGACGGGACGATCGATCCCACCCGCGCCTGCATTGTGGGCGCCAGCTACGGCGGATATGCGGCACTAGCAGGTGTAACGCTGCAGAACGGCCTTTATCGCTGTGCAGTTTCAGTTGCGGGAGTGGCCGATCTCAGTCTCATGTCGCGTATCGAGAGGCGTGAATCTGGTGACAGCCGGATCTTCACGCGCTCGCTGGAGGAGGAGCTGGGTCCGAAATCTGGCCTGCGGGCGGTTTCGCCCCGCTTTAATGCCGCGCAGGCCGACGCGCCGGTTTTGCTCATTCACGGCCGCGACGACACAGTCGTGCCGTACCTTCAAAGCGAGAAAATGGCCGACGCCCTGAAGGATGCCGGCAAGCCCTATGAACTGCTTGAGTTGAAGGGCG